A single region of the Halorhabdus rudnickae genome encodes:
- a CDS encoding metal-dependent hydrolase — translation MHRKGHFGVTLAVWSILGVTLTTLGYPGVAALALLVMLTVEHLPDSDFKVPGLSHRGVSHTVWAALAVGIVAGVALWYVAKSSPAIASVAPAYAEIGLTSERSVGLLGFTFGTIGVLSHYVADLLTPMGVTLFWPLSDETYSLDVTNASNKIANVVLLLLGGAMASGAGYVTYSALV, via the coding sequence ATGCACAGAAAGGGTCATTTCGGAGTTACGCTGGCCGTCTGGTCTATTCTTGGGGTGACACTGACCACGCTCGGCTACCCTGGCGTTGCAGCCCTCGCCCTCCTGGTCATGCTTACCGTCGAGCATCTCCCTGATAGCGATTTCAAAGTTCCAGGCCTCTCGCACCGGGGAGTGTCTCACACCGTGTGGGCCGCTCTCGCCGTCGGTATCGTCGCCGGAGTTGCCCTCTGGTACGTCGCTAAGTCGTCGCCAGCGATAGCCTCTGTAGCGCCGGCGTATGCAGAAATAGGGCTAACCTCCGAACGGTCTGTAGGACTTCTCGGGTTCACGTTCGGAACGATCGGTGTTCTCTCTCACTATGTGGCTGACCTTCTGACCCCGATGGGAGTGACGCTGTTCTGGCCGCTTTCGGATGAAACGTACTCGCTAGACGTGACGAACGCAAGTAACAAGATCGCCAATGTCGTTCTGCTACTCCTTGGTGGGGCGATGGCCAGCGGTGCCGGCTACGTCACTTACTCAGCTTTGGTCTGA
- a CDS encoding ComEC/Rec2 family competence protein, which yields MDVGQADSTLIVTPDGETILIDTGGWRDDGETVLQYLDSQGVDRIDHLVETHPHADHIGGHEAVINHFETEGEGIGAAYGSGVTSTSNTYEEYIDAVENHGVDLYRVESGDSLSLEGESVSATVLNPTPEAGDGIHENSVSLLVEYGETSYVTTGDAESDSEQRMVQAFPEKLDSEVYQAGHAGSSTSSSSQFMNVVDPEIAVISSAYDSQYGHPHSETLERFAEMDIETYWTGVHGNVVLESDGSSFTVTTEEEFSTDPMDILDEKPTDGSGSNSLDPTVGIDPGPSLGPASSPAAAVAPA from the coding sequence ATCGATGTTGGGCAAGCAGACTCAACGTTGATCGTTACGCCGGATGGGGAGACGATTCTCATTGATACAGGTGGGTGGCGAGACGACGGCGAAACAGTACTACAGTATCTCGATTCCCAAGGTGTCGACCGGATCGACCACCTCGTTGAAACCCACCCGCACGCAGACCATATCGGCGGTCACGAAGCGGTGATCAACCACTTCGAAACCGAGGGAGAAGGAATCGGTGCAGCATACGGTTCCGGAGTTACCTCGACATCCAACACGTATGAAGAGTACATCGATGCCGTCGAGAACCACGGAGTCGACTTGTATCGCGTGGAAAGCGGTGATTCCCTTTCCCTCGAAGGGGAGTCAGTAAGTGCGACTGTCCTGAATCCGACCCCGGAAGCGGGTGATGGTATCCACGAAAACTCCGTCAGCCTCCTGGTTGAATACGGCGAGACAAGTTACGTGACTACGGGCGATGCTGAGAGTGATTCCGAGCAACGGATGGTCCAAGCGTTCCCGGAGAAACTTGACTCAGAAGTCTACCAGGCTGGCCACGCCGGCTCCTCAACATCGTCCTCGTCCCAATTCATGAATGTGGTCGACCCCGAGATCGCCGTGATCTCAAGCGCGTATGATAGCCAGTACGGACACCCACACTCCGAAACGCTCGAACGGTTTGCTGAGATGGATATCGAGACGTACTGGACGGGTGTCCACGGTAACGTAGTCCTCGAATCTGATGGGAGTAGTTTCACCGTCACGACTGAAGAAGAGTTCTCGACTGACCCGATGGACATCCTGGACGAAAAACCGACTGATGGGTCGGGGTCAAACTCGCTCGATCCCACTGTTGGTATCGATCCCGGGCCGAGCCTTGGGCCGGCGAGCTCACCAGCTGCCGCAGTCGCACCAGCATGA
- a CDS encoding DUF5131 family protein, whose amino-acid sequence MQITDISWCTYSWNPVTGCTRCGPECENCYAERFMRRQAKRDDAPAYMSGKAWTRENENEVVTCHPDRLDEPLEYSYPDGPGRIFVVSFGDLFHRCVSDSFIQSVVDTARECPAQEFVFLTKRPDRAAQMEIDWPTNAIVGTSVGSGPGGEEPDTTHRIDQLRGVDARLWISFEPLIEPVGDVDLSGIDWVVIGGESAPADERREMEHVWAKAVYDQARAADIPVYYKQDSGAKPGENPYLTVQDPETGVFKQLEIQEHPDIPEVTQRARQEKENVGEHGGRR is encoded by the coding sequence ATGCAGATAACAGACATCAGCTGGTGTACGTACAGCTGGAATCCGGTCACGGGGTGTACCCGCTGCGGGCCGGAATGTGAGAATTGCTACGCGGAGCGGTTCATGCGCCGCCAAGCGAAACGTGATGATGCCCCCGCGTACATGTCGGGAAAAGCATGGACCCGTGAGAACGAGAACGAGGTCGTCACCTGCCACCCTGATCGATTAGATGAGCCACTCGAGTACTCGTATCCAGACGGGCCGGGCAGGATATTCGTTGTATCGTTCGGCGACCTCTTCCATCGGTGCGTATCCGACTCGTTCATCCAGTCAGTCGTCGATACTGCCCGCGAGTGCCCCGCACAAGAGTTTGTTTTCCTGACGAAGCGTCCAGACCGGGCGGCTCAAATGGAGATCGACTGGCCGACGAACGCCATCGTGGGGACGTCAGTCGGGAGTGGGCCTGGGGGTGAAGAGCCCGACACCACCCACCGGATCGATCAGCTTCGCGGCGTCGACGCTCGCCTCTGGATCAGCTTCGAACCGCTGATCGAACCGGTAGGTGACGTCGACCTCAGCGGCATCGACTGGGTCGTGATCGGCGGCGAGAGCGCGCCCGCTGACGAACGCCGGGAAATGGAACATGTGTGGGCAAAAGCCGTCTACGATCAAGCACGCGCCGCTGACATCCCCGTGTACTACAAGCAGGATAGTGGGGCCAAGCCAGGGGAAAACCCGTATCTCACCGTCCAAGATCCAGAGACAGGTGTGTTCAAACAGCTGGAGATTCAGGAGCACCCTGACATACCCGAGGTGACTCAACGAGCTCGCCAAGAGAAAGAAAATGTGGGGGAGCACGGGGGACGCCGATGA
- a CDS encoding HNH endonuclease, translating to MTDASEGGRFEEVSRKDLRKSMDTLFPQSEHDRCRVCDEPVVDGRWNYCSERCREIAQAVQQMFIWDEVREEVLERDNHTCQECGLSKDRWWRAYWQTQELVYDHVGRDGSRLPESALIEAPSRGGFHVDHIEPISDGGHPFDESNLQTLCKHCHHQKTAKENRSSEDIEERPEIGLEEYL from the coding sequence GTGACAGACGCGAGTGAAGGGGGTCGTTTTGAGGAGGTTAGCCGGAAGGACCTCCGCAAGTCGATGGACACGCTTTTCCCGCAGTCTGAACACGATCGGTGCCGCGTCTGTGACGAACCAGTCGTTGACGGCCGCTGGAATTACTGTTCGGAGCGCTGCCGGGAGATAGCGCAGGCAGTCCAGCAGATGTTCATCTGGGATGAAGTTCGAGAAGAGGTCCTCGAACGAGACAACCACACTTGCCAGGAATGCGGTCTCTCGAAAGACCGCTGGTGGCGGGCCTATTGGCAGACGCAAGAGCTCGTGTACGATCACGTCGGTCGCGACGGTTCACGGCTACCCGAATCAGCGTTGATCGAAGCACCGTCGCGTGGCGGCTTCCACGTCGACCACATCGAGCCGATATCTGACGGAGGCCACCCGTTCGACGAGTCGAACCTCCAGACGCTATGCAAGCACTGCCACCACCAGAAGACGGCCAAAGAGAACCGATCTAGTGAGGACATCGAAGAGCGGCCCGAGATCGGCCTCGAGGAGTATCTATGA
- a CDS encoding DUF3006 family protein has product MNGTYTAVVDEIVDGETAVLLVEDQGGDEIIKQLDVDVGSLPDGCNEEGVVCEAVLEDGELINIDRRDEETTRRREDIQERVDRLSKSLSDE; this is encoded by the coding sequence ATGAACGGGACCTACACAGCAGTCGTCGATGAGATCGTCGACGGTGAGACGGCAGTGCTACTTGTCGAGGACCAGGGCGGTGACGAGATCATCAAGCAACTCGATGTCGACGTCGGTAGCCTACCGGACGGATGCAACGAGGAGGGTGTCGTGTGCGAGGCCGTCCTCGAGGATGGAGAGTTGATCAATATTGACCGTCGCGACGAAGAGACAACACGGCGCCGTGAAGACATCCAAGAACGAGTCGATCGCCTCTCGAAGTCACTCAGTGACGAATAG
- a CDS encoding GNAT family N-acetyltransferase: protein MNAECAQDSRGVGCSVPGVELREVDSRDDLFEIARVWHHWFGARYGPDRLPRELAHIVGWVDEDDAPIDVYAVIAEHETVSVGWGIAVHATRQETLEDLPEGSFDAEELVPGSAGWMQFSAVDRAWRSQGIGRALFENRLRWLADQDPSIVLGLSWERDGRTSRPLFEGCGFHPIEYFPDYYANVDWDRSPCPECGITVSDDEVCECGATLWALDGSDIDA from the coding sequence ATGAATGCTGAATGCGCTCAAGATAGTAGGGGAGTGGGTTGTTCGGTCCCAGGGGTTGAGCTCCGAGAGGTGGACAGCAGAGATGATCTATTCGAGATCGCTCGAGTATGGCATCACTGGTTCGGTGCAAGGTACGGGCCAGATAGGCTCCCAAGAGAGCTCGCGCATATCGTGGGTTGGGTTGACGAGGACGATGCTCCGATCGATGTCTACGCTGTAATCGCCGAACACGAGACGGTTTCTGTTGGGTGGGGGATCGCTGTTCACGCGACACGCCAAGAAACACTTGAGGACCTTCCCGAAGGGTCGTTTGACGCTGAAGAACTTGTTCCAGGATCGGCCGGCTGGATGCAGTTTAGTGCCGTCGATCGAGCGTGGCGAAGCCAAGGGATCGGCCGTGCGCTCTTCGAAAACCGCCTTCGATGGCTAGCTGACCAAGATCCTTCAATCGTTCTGGGCCTGTCTTGGGAGCGCGACGGCCGGACGAGTCGGCCGTTATTCGAGGGGTGTGGCTTCCATCCGATCGAATACTTTCCGGACTACTACGCGAACGTTGACTGGGACCGATCACCGTGCCCGGAGTGCGGAATCACCGTTTCTGACGATGAGGTATGCGAATGTGGGGCTACACTGTGGGCCCTTGACGGGAGTGATATCGATGCTTGA
- a CDS encoding CDC48 family AAA ATPase, whose translation MSFNLTVKPIKQKDAGQRMALIDTQLVQNHELNGEYILIQGPNGTATTAQAWSGYADDEGQGIIRIDGEIRSELGINIDDSVRVDVADVEPAQAIGVIIPEDLPVKGNLEPSLRDEFQDRVVQAGQKISVVLGLGPRQENESIPVSIEATQPTDSLVVVRENTKIEIKQGDPTAKETANQEGEALPDVNYEDIGGLNDEITQIREMIEVPMRHPELFTKLGVEPPRGLLLHGPPGTGKTLLAKAVANEVNAHYYPISGPEIMSKYYGESEERLREVFEKAQQHEPAIIFIDEVDSIASDRANGDSDEFEKRIVSQMLTLMDGLEGRGDVIVIGATNRPDAIDDALRRGGRFDREIEIGVPDKNGRKEILQVHTREMPLADNVDIEAFADRTHGFVGADLAELVKETAMNSLSRVRPDIDPETDEIDAQVLQNLEVKQKDFEEALKGIEPSGMREVFTEVPDVTWEDIGGLEGQIQRLREMVEWPLECPQMFEELSTDPTKGVLLYGPPGTGKTLLAKAVANQTQSNFISIKGPELHSKWMGESEERVREIFAKARENAPSVIFFDEIDALAPQRGASPHSSEVSTNIVSQLLTEMDGLDQLENVVVIGATNRPEAIDDALLRPGRFDEHVRVGLPDHEARKQVFEAHTRGMPLGDVSFEKLAEETEDYSGADIEAVCREAAMITARETFGKKDPSSIEEVPSGVKVEQAHFEHAIDSVGSSLRAADEGSPLSGQYG comes from the coding sequence ATGAGTTTCAATCTAACTGTCAAGCCCATTAAGCAGAAGGATGCTGGGCAGCGGATGGCACTTATCGACACCCAACTTGTCCAAAACCACGAGCTCAACGGGGAGTATATCCTCATTCAAGGGCCGAACGGAACCGCGACCACCGCTCAGGCGTGGTCCGGATATGCGGACGATGAAGGGCAGGGCATTATCCGGATTGACGGAGAAATTCGGAGCGAGCTCGGTATCAATATCGACGACTCTGTCCGGGTGGATGTCGCAGACGTTGAGCCTGCCCAAGCGATCGGGGTGATCATTCCGGAGGACCTCCCGGTCAAGGGGAATTTAGAGCCCTCGCTGCGAGACGAATTCCAGGATCGTGTCGTCCAGGCTGGACAGAAAATCAGCGTAGTTCTGGGACTTGGACCTCGGCAGGAAAACGAGTCGATTCCGGTCTCTATTGAAGCGACTCAGCCCACTGATTCTCTCGTCGTTGTTAGGGAGAACACGAAGATCGAGATCAAACAAGGCGACCCGACTGCAAAGGAGACTGCCAACCAGGAAGGAGAGGCGCTCCCGGACGTTAACTACGAGGATATTGGTGGCCTCAACGATGAGATCACGCAAATCCGGGAGATGATCGAGGTGCCAATGCGGCATCCGGAACTCTTCACCAAGCTGGGGGTCGAACCGCCCCGAGGGCTCCTTCTCCACGGCCCGCCTGGGACGGGCAAAACGTTGCTCGCGAAGGCCGTCGCAAACGAGGTGAACGCTCACTACTACCCCATCTCTGGCCCGGAGATCATGTCCAAGTACTACGGGGAGAGTGAAGAGCGGCTCCGCGAAGTGTTCGAGAAGGCTCAGCAGCATGAGCCTGCCATCATCTTTATCGACGAAGTGGACTCGATCGCGTCTGACCGGGCGAATGGCGATAGCGATGAATTCGAGAAGCGGATTGTCTCGCAGATGCTTACCCTCATGGACGGCCTCGAAGGTCGCGGTGACGTCATCGTGATCGGGGCGACGAACCGGCCAGACGCTATTGACGACGCTTTGCGCCGGGGCGGCCGGTTCGATCGTGAGATCGAGATCGGCGTCCCTGACAAAAACGGTCGGAAGGAGATCCTCCAGGTTCACACCCGAGAAATGCCGCTGGCAGACAACGTTGATATCGAGGCCTTCGCCGATCGGACCCACGGGTTCGTCGGTGCGGACCTGGCTGAGCTCGTGAAAGAGACAGCCATGAATTCCTTGAGCCGGGTGCGGCCCGATATCGATCCTGAGACAGACGAAATCGATGCTCAGGTGCTTCAGAATCTCGAAGTCAAGCAAAAAGACTTCGAAGAGGCCCTCAAAGGAATCGAACCCTCGGGGATGCGGGAGGTGTTCACCGAAGTCCCGGATGTAACGTGGGAAGACATTGGAGGCCTCGAGGGGCAGATTCAACGACTCCGGGAGATGGTCGAATGGCCGTTAGAGTGTCCCCAGATGTTCGAAGAGCTCTCCACCGATCCGACGAAGGGTGTGCTACTCTACGGACCGCCTGGGACCGGGAAGACGTTGCTCGCAAAGGCCGTCGCAAACCAAACGCAGAGCAACTTTATCTCGATCAAGGGGCCCGAACTTCACAGCAAGTGGATGGGCGAAAGCGAAGAGCGCGTCAGGGAGATCTTCGCCAAGGCCCGAGAGAATGCTCCGTCTGTGATCTTTTTCGACGAGATTGACGCGCTCGCTCCGCAACGGGGCGCTTCTCCACACTCTTCGGAGGTGTCGACGAACATCGTCTCTCAGCTACTCACCGAGATGGACGGTCTCGACCAACTTGAGAACGTGGTCGTGATCGGAGCGACGAACCGGCCGGAAGCGATCGATGATGCGCTTCTCCGGCCTGGCCGCTTCGATGAACACGTCCGGGTCGGGCTTCCGGACCACGAGGCTCGAAAGCAAGTTTTCGAGGCGCACACCCGAGGTATGCCTCTCGGAGATGTCAGCTTCGAGAAGCTGGCTGAAGAGACTGAAGACTACTCGGGAGCCGATATCGAGGCCGTCTGCCGCGAAGCTGCGATGATCACAGCCAGGGAAACCTTCGGGAAAAAGGACCCATCGTCAATCGAAGAAGTTCCGTCAGGGGTCAAGGTTGAGCAGGCACACTTCGAGCATGCTATCGACAGCGTCGGCTCGAGTCTCAGGGCCGCTGATGAAGGGTCACCGCTCAGCGGCCAATACGGCTAA
- a CDS encoding metalloprotease family protein: MLSVRRYLLPIVMAPGVIVHELAHFFACVFTGVSVNKVVLFRFGSPPGYVEHDVPRSYTKRIVIAIAPLLLNLSLGTLLFAWSASADVVSGVAAMILGTIIIAASLPSEIDMESLIPYSLLGYLHPMFLISLPMIIVLYLISRFRAFGTNAIFTIGAVVTLFLMFHTSVINPPTLDAVIQAGQNLLEPSS; this comes from the coding sequence ATGCTTAGCGTTCGTCGGTACCTGCTGCCTATCGTGATGGCTCCCGGAGTGATCGTTCACGAGCTCGCGCACTTCTTCGCCTGCGTGTTCACCGGGGTTTCAGTCAACAAGGTCGTTCTTTTCCGGTTCGGGAGTCCGCCAGGGTACGTTGAGCACGATGTCCCGAGAAGCTACACGAAACGCATCGTGATCGCCATAGCCCCCCTACTGCTGAATCTGAGTCTCGGGACGCTACTCTTTGCCTGGAGTGCCTCAGCGGATGTCGTTTCGGGTGTTGCAGCAATGATCCTCGGGACGATCATCATAGCTGCATCTCTCCCAAGTGAAATCGATATGGAGAGCCTGATCCCGTACTCACTCTTGGGCTATCTTCATCCGATGTTCCTCATCTCGCTTCCGATGATCATTGTGCTGTATTTGATTAGCCGTTTCCGGGCTTTTGGCACGAATGCTATCTTCACTATCGGCGCGGTAGTGACGCTCTTCCTGATGTTCCACACGTCAGTAATCAATCCACCTACCTTGGATGCCGTCATTCAGGCCGGCCAGAACCTCTTGGAACCGTCGTCTTGA